In Mangifera indica cultivar Alphonso chromosome 1, CATAS_Mindica_2.1, whole genome shotgun sequence, a single genomic region encodes these proteins:
- the LOC123209804 gene encoding S-adenosylmethionine carrier 1, chloroplastic/mitochondrial-like isoform X2, translating to MFADVSNKKTQKLQLETRKPFASISMEEQKPFDFFRTLFEGVIAGGTAGVVVETALYPIDTIKTRLQAIQGGGKINLKGLYSGLAGNLAGVLPASALFVGVYEPTKQKLLRMFPENLSAVAHLTAGAIGGVAASLIRVPTEVVKQRMQTGQFVSAPDAVRLIVSKEGFRGLYAGYSSFLLRDLPFDAIQFCIYEQLRLGYKAAARRELNDPENAVIGAFAGALTGAITTPLDVIKTRLMVQGSANQYKGIFDCVQTIVREEGPPALLKGIGPRVLWIGIGGSIFFGVLESTKRALAQRRPSPPKQSKQD from the exons ATGTTTGCAGATGTATCAAACAAGAAAACGCAGAAGTTGCAGCTGGAAACAAGGAAGCCTTTTGCATCAATTAGCATGGAAGAGCAGAAACCATTTGATTTCTTTCGCACTTTATTTG AAGGAGTTATAGCAGGAGGTACAGCTGGTGTTGTTGTTGAAACTGCTTTATATCCTATTGATACCATAAAGACAAGGCTGCAG GCTATTCAAGGTggaggaaaaataaatttgaaaggCCTTTATTCTGGTTTGGCTGGAAACCTTGCTGGGGTCTTGCC TGCTTCTGCCTTATTTGTTGGTGTGTATGAACCAACAAAACAGAAATTGTTGAGGATGTTTCCTGAAAATCTTAGTGCTGTTGCTCATCTG ACAGCAGGTGCCATAGGAGGGGTTGCTGCTTCTCTCATCCGTGTGCCGACAGAG GTTGTTAAGCAGCGGATGCAGACTGGGCAGTTTGTTTCAGCTCCAGATGCTGTTCGTCTAATTGTTTCAAAGGAAGGATTTAGGGGTCTATATGCG GGATACAGTTCCTTTCTATTGCGGGATTTGCCCTTTGATGCAATTCAGTTCTGCATATATGAGCAGCTTCGGTTGGGCTATAAAGCAGCA GCACGCAGAGAGTTGAATGATCCAGAGAATGCAGTCATTGGTGCCTTTGCTG GTGCATTGACTGGAGCTATTACTACTCCCCTCGATGTGATTAAAACTCGATTAATGGTTCAG GGATCAGCAAACCAATACAAAGGTATCTTTGATTGTGTTCAAACTATTGTTAGAGAAGAAGGACCTCCAGCACTTCTGAAG GGCATTGGACCAAGGGTACTGTGGATAGGCATTGGTGGTTCAATCTTCTTTGGCGTCCTGGAAAGCACAAAGCGGGCGCTTGCTCAGAGGCGTCCATCACCTCCCAAACAGTCAAAGCAAGATTAA
- the LOC123209804 gene encoding S-adenosylmethionine carrier 1, chloroplastic/mitochondrial-like isoform X1: protein MGPLTLAVDAKSTSSASSDVSNKKTQKLQLETRKPFASISMEEQKPFDFFRTLFEGVIAGGTAGVVVETALYPIDTIKTRLQAIQGGGKINLKGLYSGLAGNLAGVLPASALFVGVYEPTKQKLLRMFPENLSAVAHLTAGAIGGVAASLIRVPTEVVKQRMQTGQFVSAPDAVRLIVSKEGFRGLYAGYSSFLLRDLPFDAIQFCIYEQLRLGYKAAARRELNDPENAVIGAFAGALTGAITTPLDVIKTRLMVQGSANQYKGIFDCVQTIVREEGPPALLKGIGPRVLWIGIGGSIFFGVLESTKRALAQRRPSPPKQSKQD, encoded by the exons ATGGGTCCTTTAACGCTAGCTGTTGATGCGAAAAGCACTTCTTCAGCTTCTTCAG ATGTATCAAACAAGAAAACGCAGAAGTTGCAGCTGGAAACAAGGAAGCCTTTTGCATCAATTAGCATGGAAGAGCAGAAACCATTTGATTTCTTTCGCACTTTATTTG AAGGAGTTATAGCAGGAGGTACAGCTGGTGTTGTTGTTGAAACTGCTTTATATCCTATTGATACCATAAAGACAAGGCTGCAG GCTATTCAAGGTggaggaaaaataaatttgaaaggCCTTTATTCTGGTTTGGCTGGAAACCTTGCTGGGGTCTTGCC TGCTTCTGCCTTATTTGTTGGTGTGTATGAACCAACAAAACAGAAATTGTTGAGGATGTTTCCTGAAAATCTTAGTGCTGTTGCTCATCTG ACAGCAGGTGCCATAGGAGGGGTTGCTGCTTCTCTCATCCGTGTGCCGACAGAG GTTGTTAAGCAGCGGATGCAGACTGGGCAGTTTGTTTCAGCTCCAGATGCTGTTCGTCTAATTGTTTCAAAGGAAGGATTTAGGGGTCTATATGCG GGATACAGTTCCTTTCTATTGCGGGATTTGCCCTTTGATGCAATTCAGTTCTGCATATATGAGCAGCTTCGGTTGGGCTATAAAGCAGCA GCACGCAGAGAGTTGAATGATCCAGAGAATGCAGTCATTGGTGCCTTTGCTG GTGCATTGACTGGAGCTATTACTACTCCCCTCGATGTGATTAAAACTCGATTAATGGTTCAG GGATCAGCAAACCAATACAAAGGTATCTTTGATTGTGTTCAAACTATTGTTAGAGAAGAAGGACCTCCAGCACTTCTGAAG GGCATTGGACCAAGGGTACTGTGGATAGGCATTGGTGGTTCAATCTTCTTTGGCGTCCTGGAAAGCACAAAGCGGGCGCTTGCTCAGAGGCGTCCATCACCTCCCAAACAGTCAAAGCAAGATTAA
- the LOC123210048 gene encoding zinc finger A20 and AN1 domain-containing stress-associated protein 6-like, with amino-acid sequence MVQESQERKLDEASHEIEPQNSPILCANNCGFFGSSSTNNLCSKCYKDYLLKQSKFFDEESKKSQKKSTLKEIETNSVGEEGLVRGEEGVASKGPLSASVGSENGDGNVEKQPANRCNFCRKRVGLTGFKCRCGQTFCSMHRYSDKHNCVFDYKSAGQDAIAKANPVVKADKIEKI; translated from the coding sequence atggtgcAAGAATCTCAAGAGAGAAAGCTTGATGAGGCTAGTCATGAGATTGAGCCTCAAAATAGTCCCATTTTATGTGCAAATAATTGTGGATTCTTTGGGAGTTCAAGCACTAATAATCTATGTTCTAAGTGCTACAAAGATTATCTATTGAAACAATCCAAATTTTTCGATGAAGAATCAAAAAAGAGCCAGAAAAAATCGACTTTGAAAGAAATTGAGACAAACTCAGTTGGGGAAGAGGGGCTTGTTAGGGGGGAAGAAGGGGTTGCCAGCAAGGGGCCGTTGTCGGCTAGTGTGGGAAGTGAGAATGGGGATGGGAATGTTGAGAAACAACCTGCAAATAGGTGCAATTTTTGCAGGAAGAGGGTTGGGTTGACTGGGTTTAAGTGTCGGTGTGGGCAGACATTTTGCTCAATGCATCGATACTCAGATAAGCATAACTGTGTGTTTGATTACAAGAGTGCAGGGCAGGATGCTATTGCCAAGGCGAATCCGGTGGTGAAGGCAGATAAGATTGAGAAGATATGA